The Kitasatospora setae KM-6054 genome contains a region encoding:
- a CDS encoding acyltransferase family protein, with amino-acid sequence MSSTPPATPRAAAGAKPAALAKLPSLTGLRFFAALAVFFFHSTLSNSPIPPNAPINPFADKGLAGFLETAFSKSGYLGVSFFFVLSGFVLAWASRPGERVTAFWRRRMLKIFPNHLVVFAASIVLFAGAAVTGTAQWLPNMLLVHTFFPQPDINLSVNPPSWSLGSELLFYVLFPLLIIPIRKIAGKALWAWSAVMVAGTVAVQLVSTYLVPATPKSAITPVSDLQFWFGYLFPPGRVFEFALGILLARIVMSGKWPRQIGIGVSFALTAVGYGVALLVPFQYSFVVAMIIPVSALICSVAAADVDGRRTRLRGPVMQLLGEISFGFYLVQGVTIFYLRSLLGAHTYSAPVALLVVIGFLAASLLGGWLLFRFVEMPAMRRWSRSRRPATATLPAALPAQDTDQDTDRSARPVTAASRT; translated from the coding sequence ACTGACCGGACTGCGGTTCTTCGCGGCGCTGGCGGTCTTCTTCTTCCACTCCACCCTGAGCAACTCCCCGATCCCGCCCAACGCCCCCATCAACCCCTTCGCCGACAAGGGCCTGGCCGGCTTCCTGGAGACCGCCTTCAGCAAGTCCGGCTACCTCGGAGTGTCCTTCTTCTTCGTCCTCAGCGGATTCGTCCTCGCCTGGGCCTCACGCCCCGGCGAGCGCGTCACCGCCTTCTGGCGCCGCCGGATGCTCAAGATCTTCCCCAACCACCTGGTCGTCTTCGCCGCCTCGATCGTCCTGTTCGCCGGCGCCGCCGTCACCGGCACCGCCCAGTGGCTGCCGAACATGCTGCTCGTCCACACCTTCTTCCCGCAGCCGGACATCAACCTCAGCGTCAACCCCCCGAGCTGGTCCCTCGGCAGCGAACTCCTCTTCTACGTCCTCTTCCCGCTGCTCATCATCCCGATCCGCAAGATCGCCGGTAAGGCGCTGTGGGCCTGGTCCGCCGTCATGGTCGCCGGCACGGTCGCCGTCCAGCTCGTCTCCACCTACCTCGTCCCCGCCACCCCGAAGTCCGCCATCACCCCCGTCTCCGACCTGCAGTTCTGGTTCGGCTACCTCTTCCCGCCGGGCCGCGTCTTCGAGTTCGCCCTCGGCATCCTGCTCGCCCGCATCGTGATGAGCGGCAAGTGGCCGCGCCAGATAGGCATCGGCGTCTCCTTCGCGCTGACCGCCGTCGGCTACGGCGTCGCCCTCCTGGTCCCCTTCCAGTACAGCTTCGTCGTCGCCATGATCATCCCCGTCAGCGCCCTGATCTGCTCCGTCGCCGCGGCCGACGTCGACGGCCGCCGCACCCGGCTGCGCGGACCCGTCATGCAGCTGCTCGGCGAGATCTCCTTCGGCTTCTACCTCGTCCAGGGCGTCACGATCTTCTACCTGCGCTCCCTGCTCGGCGCCCACACCTACAGCGCCCCGGTGGCCCTCCTCGTCGTCATCGGCTTCCTCGCCGCGTCCCTGCTGGGCGGCTGGCTCCTGTTCCGCTTCGTCGAGATGCCGGCCATGCGCCGCTGGAGCCGCAGCCGCAGGCCCGCCACCGCCACGCTCCCCGCCGCGCTCCCCGCCCAGGACACCGACCAGGACACCGACCGCAGCGCCCGCCCCGTCACCGCCGCGAGCCGCACCTGA
- a CDS encoding alpha/beta fold hydrolase, whose product MPTVHAAGTDVHYRTEGTGPGLLLVHGSTADSETNFADLRPRFTARHTVITPDYAGSGLTALPEGPLTLDHLVAQVTAAARAAGADRSAPVDVVGLSLGAVVAAALAARHPHLVRRLVLVGGWARNDDPRQEALLGLWRRLADLDTEAYQQFITLLAVSPAGLAGLDRAALAKAASTAVPSEGARRQIDLDLTVDIRDLLPAIHTPTLVVGATQDQVIPVGHSRELHRAIRGSRYAEIDSGHNIPYERPAELTALITDFLR is encoded by the coding sequence ATGCCGACCGTCCACGCAGCAGGAACAGACGTCCACTACCGCACCGAAGGAACCGGCCCCGGCCTGCTCCTCGTCCACGGCTCCACCGCCGACTCCGAGACCAACTTCGCCGACCTGCGCCCCCGCTTCACCGCGCGGCACACCGTCATCACCCCCGACTACGCCGGCAGCGGCCTCACCGCACTGCCCGAGGGACCACTGACCCTCGACCACCTGGTCGCCCAGGTCACCGCCGCCGCCCGCGCCGCGGGAGCGGACCGCTCCGCCCCCGTCGACGTGGTCGGCCTCTCCCTCGGCGCCGTCGTCGCCGCGGCCCTGGCCGCCCGGCACCCGCACCTCGTGCGCCGCCTCGTCCTGGTCGGCGGCTGGGCCCGCAACGACGACCCCCGCCAGGAAGCGCTCCTGGGCCTCTGGCGCCGCCTCGCCGACCTCGACACCGAGGCCTACCAGCAGTTCATCACCCTGCTCGCCGTCTCCCCGGCCGGCCTCGCCGGACTGGACCGCGCCGCCCTCGCCAAGGCCGCCTCCACCGCCGTGCCCTCCGAGGGAGCCCGCCGCCAGATCGACCTCGACCTCACCGTCGACATCCGCGACCTCCTGCCCGCCATCCACACCCCGACCCTGGTCGTCGGCGCCACCCAGGACCAGGTCATCCCCGTCGGACACTCCCGCGAACTCCACCGCGCGATCCGCGGCAGCCGCTACGCGGAGATCGACAGCGGCCACAACATCCCCTACGAGCGACCCGCCGAACTCACCGCGCTCATCACCGACTTCCTGCGCTGA